The following proteins are encoded in a genomic region of Kineosporia corallincola:
- a CDS encoding aldo/keto reductase: MSATNLRLNNDVVLPAIGFGVFQTPPEETRAAVRAALDAGYRHIDTAAAYGNERQVGEAIQASDVDRGQIFVETKIWISDYGYDRTLHGFEKSAAKLGVEQVDLLILHQALPSDFERTLEAYRALETLLADGKVRAIGVSNFMVEHLSRLLDARDVVPAVNQIEVHPYFTQPEVQAFNTQHGILTQAWSPIGGITFYREAGHTSTLKDPAIAEIAVKHGKTPAQVMLRWHVQQGRSAIPKSTRPARMAENLDVFDFELSTAELASLDALNTGKRGGPEPTAITLQDYGRPIPEA, encoded by the coding sequence ATGTCTGCAACCAATCTCAGGTTGAACAACGATGTCGTGCTTCCTGCGATCGGGTTTGGAGTCTTCCAAACCCCGCCGGAGGAGACGCGTGCGGCCGTTCGCGCCGCCCTGGACGCCGGCTACCGCCACATCGACACGGCCGCAGCGTACGGCAACGAACGCCAGGTCGGTGAGGCCATCCAGGCATCGGACGTCGACCGGGGCCAGATCTTCGTCGAGACAAAGATCTGGATCAGCGACTACGGATACGACCGGACACTGCACGGTTTCGAGAAGTCCGCAGCCAAGCTGGGCGTCGAGCAGGTCGATCTCTTGATCCTGCACCAGGCACTGCCGTCCGACTTCGAGCGAACCCTCGAGGCGTACCGGGCCCTGGAAACGCTCCTGGCCGATGGCAAGGTCCGGGCCATCGGGGTCAGCAACTTCATGGTCGAGCACCTGAGCAGACTGCTGGATGCACGAGACGTGGTTCCGGCGGTCAACCAGATCGAGGTGCACCCCTACTTCACCCAGCCAGAAGTGCAGGCCTTCAACACCCAGCACGGCATCCTCACCCAGGCGTGGTCACCGATTGGCGGTATCACCTTCTACCGCGAGGCCGGGCACACCAGCACACTCAAGGACCCAGCGATCGCCGAGATCGCGGTGAAGCACGGCAAGACGCCGGCTCAGGTGATGCTGCGCTGGCACGTTCAGCAGGGCCGATCGGCCATCCCCAAATCCACTCGTCCGGCGCGGATGGCCGAGAACCTCGACGTGTTCGACTTCGAGTTGTCCACCGCCGAACTCGCTTCGCTGGACGCCCTGAACACCGGCAAGCGTGGTGGTCCCGAACCCACCGCCATCACCCTCCAGGACTACGGCCGTCCCATTCCTGAGGCCTGA
- a CDS encoding helix-turn-helix domain-containing protein, giving the protein MSTDDLSTQVREFLSTRRARISPEQAGLPAYGGNRRVKGLRREEVAMMAGVSVDYYIRMERGNLSGASDSVLESLADALQLDEAERVHLFSLARTSASPSRARRAPAPVTVRPVIQQVLDAMPDTPAWVRNGRHDIIAMNPMARALYSLILEDPRRPANTTRFVYLDRRAPEFFVDYERIAQDAAAMLRLEAGRNPTDKALIELVGELSTQSELFRHRWASHDVKFHRTGVKRLRHPVVGQLDLDFESMDLSSEPGLRLNIYTAAAGTPTADGLKLLASWAASQLGIPTEMAAGETA; this is encoded by the coding sequence ATGAGTACCGACGACCTTTCCACGCAGGTTCGTGAGTTCCTCAGCACGCGCCGCGCCCGGATCAGTCCCGAGCAGGCCGGTTTGCCGGCCTACGGCGGCAACCGGCGGGTCAAGGGGCTGCGCCGCGAGGAAGTTGCCATGATGGCCGGTGTCTCGGTCGACTACTACATCCGGATGGAACGCGGAAACCTCAGCGGTGCCTCCGACAGCGTTCTGGAGAGCCTGGCCGACGCTCTCCAATTGGACGAGGCCGAACGGGTCCATCTGTTCAGTCTGGCCCGCACGAGCGCCTCCCCTTCCCGCGCCCGTCGGGCGCCGGCGCCGGTCACGGTGCGGCCGGTGATCCAGCAGGTGCTGGACGCCATGCCGGATACTCCGGCCTGGGTCCGCAACGGGCGTCACGACATCATCGCCATGAACCCGATGGCACGAGCGCTGTACTCGCTCATCCTGGAAGATCCCCGGCGCCCGGCCAACACCACCCGTTTCGTGTACCTGGATCGGCGGGCACCCGAGTTCTTCGTCGACTACGAGCGCATCGCCCAGGACGCCGCGGCCATGCTTCGCCTGGAAGCCGGTCGCAACCCGACCGATAAGGCATTGATCGAGCTCGTCGGTGAGCTGTCCACCCAGTCCGAACTCTTCCGCCATCGCTGGGCCTCGCATGACGTGAAGTTCCACCGAACCGGCGTCAAGCGCCTGCGGCACCCCGTCGTCGGGCAGTTGGACCTGGACTTCGAGTCGATGGACCTGTCCTCGGAACCGGGTCTGAGGCTGAACATTTACACCGCAGCCGCCGGTACGCCCACAGCCGATGGACTGAAATTGCTCGCCTCCTGGGCCGCGTCCCAGCTGGGCATCCCTACCGAAATGGCAGCCGGCGAGACCGCCTGA